The uncultured Trichococcus sp. DNA segment GATACGATAGGAACAACAGCAAATGAACTGAATATTCTTTTTAACCACTAGGGGTGCTTTACCGGCGGATGACTGTCCGCCAAAAAGCTGAGATCGAAGTAGGACTTCGAGACCCTTAGAACCTGATCTGGTTTGTACCAGCGTAGGGAAGTGGCAGCCTCTTTTGGCTAAGTAAGTCCCTATTGCATAAGGAACATACAACCACTTTTTTCCGTTGGGAAGAGAGTGGTTTTTTTGTTTGCAAAAATTAAGAGCGGCCGTCCGGATGAGTCGGGACCCTGGCGGAGCGCTCACAGCATATGGAGGGACAGCAATGACATTTTCAGCACAAATCCGCCAAGCGGTCGAACCGATCTGGGCAGCCAGCATGAAGCATCCGTTCGTGAAAGGGATCGGGGACGGCAGCTTGCCGTTGGAGAATTTCCGATTCTACATCCAACAGGATTCCTATTACCTGACGCGTTTCGCCAAAATTTTGGCACTAGGCGCGGCCAAAGCACCGGACATCGAAACGACCAACCAGTTCGCCGATTTCGCGAAGCATACGTACAGCGCCGAAATCGGTCTGCATGAACAGTTTTCGAAAAGGCTGGGCATCACGGCGGAGGAAAAAGAGCTTTTCAAGCCTGCGCCGACCGCGTATGCCTACACCTCCCACCTTTATCACGCCGGCCACTCGGGGCATTTGGGGGATGTCATCGCCGCTGTATTGCCTTGCTACTGGCTCTATGCCGAGATCGGGGACGCCTTCATTGACGCGGCACCTGAAGAACCGATCTATCAGGAATGGATCGCTACTTATGGCGG contains these protein-coding regions:
- the tenA gene encoding thiaminase II is translated as MTFSAQIRQAVEPIWAASMKHPFVKGIGDGSLPLENFRFYIQQDSYYLTRFAKILALGAAKAPDIETTNQFADFAKHTYSAEIGLHEQFSKRLGITAEEKELFKPAPTAYAYTSHLYHAGHSGHLGDVIAAVLPCYWLYAEIGDAFIDAAPEEPIYQEWIATYGGKDFQDRVDEQIAHLDKIAASATEADRERMKEHFIISSQYEYAFWEMAYRMETWPVPLEN